A portion of the Myripristis murdjan chromosome 13, fMyrMur1.1, whole genome shotgun sequence genome contains these proteins:
- the atf5b gene encoding uncharacterized protein atf5b, translating to MAASILRRKIPPISTGSHGVPPLQQASRSQSRPETGAEPAERQHLIGDGHTDWMTEKVDLSSFVSTTESSPSSSLPPSPLEQDVKVPSDLEVMTSLLQEELAQLEDYFRSESTSTTTKLEKSSKCDKGAQAMGTQSYYQLPYASYGTSQSETSPVVVTLATGELDLASFCGGPIGRTKIARPAPYNYHHRYHHNNGRRIISDAVKVGEEVGLDTWGSRGSYSGSTELSVNHYSTLKTVGKNSLGSVKKVRECALSLKEEESYCFTEGMFCSEEIARGFCLSGSYDSHHKREGQLMHNVKVNGSYDCTGLEVLHCSKDGGLSGSVPQETVVASDGYFHQSMASTEPYHSFIGDLDQPSQAQAVEPQHGHYLYPECLADQSYECLSRGEGEGPLVGASIHRPNQRLKDEPCSLKPALVVGAASLEANSGERKQKKRDQNKTAAHRYRLRKRAELDSLEEELHGLEGQNRELRDKAESVEREIQYVKDLLIEVYKARSQRLKQDGSA from the exons ATGGCGGCATCGATCCTTCGCAGGAAAATTCCTCCCATTTCCACGGGCAGCCACGGCGTTCCCCCTCTCCAACAGGCTAGCCGTAGCCAATCACGGCCCGAGACGGGGGCGGAGCCAGCGGAGAGGCAGCACTTAATTG GTGATGGTCACACGGATTGGATGACGGAAAAAGTTGATTTGTCTTCATTTGTGTCGACGACTGAATCCTCTCCCAGCTCATCCCTTCCACCCTCGCCGTTAGAACAGGATGTCAAGGTGCCCTCGGATCTGGAGGTCATGACCTCTTtactgcaggaggagctggctcaGCTGGAGGACTACTTCCGCTCCGAGTCCACATCCACAACAACCAAGTTGGAAAAATCCTCAAAATGTGACAAGGGTGCCCAAGCCATGGGCACCCAGTCTTATTACCAGTTACCCTATGCTTCGTATGggaccagccaatcagaaaccagCCCTGTGGTTGTTACCTTGGCAACAGGGGAGCTGGACCTGGCTAGCTTCTGTGGTGGTCCCATCGGCAGAACCAAAATAGCGCGACCTGCCCCATACAACTACCATCACCGTTACCACCACAACAACGGGCGAAGAATAATTAGCGATGCTGTGAAAGTCGGGGAGGAAGTTGGACTTGATACGTGGGGCTCCAGGGGAAGTTACTCAGGAAGCACAGAGTTGTCTGTGAATCACTATTCCACGTTGAAGACAGTTGGCAAGAATAGCCTTGGTAGTGTAAAGAAGGTCCGAGAATGTGCTTTATCGttgaaggaagaggagagctaTTGTTTCACAGAAGGAATGTTTTGCAGCGAAGAGATTGCTCGAGGTTTTTGTCTCAGTGGCTCGTACGACAGCCACCACAAGCGAGAAGGACAGTTGATGCACAACGTGAAGGTCAATGGAAGTTACGACTGTACGGGGCTCGAGGTCCTGCACTGCAGCAAAGACGGAGGACTCTCTGGAAGTGTTCCCCAAGAGACAGTGGTGGCCAGTGATGGCTACTTCCACCAGTCCATGGCCAGCACAGAGCCTTACCATAGCTTTATAGGTGACCTAGATCAGCCCTCACAAGCACAAGCTGTAGAGCCCCAACATGGCCACTACCTCTATCCAGAATGCCTTGCAGACCAAAGCTATGAATGTCTGTCCAGAGGGGAGGGCGAGGGTCCGCTGGTGGGTGCCTCCATCCATCGCCCCAACCAGAGGCTAAAGGATGAACCCTGCTCCCTCAAACCAGCTCTGGTGGTGGGTGCTGCTTCTCTGGAGGCCAACAGTGGGGAGCggaagcagaagaagagagacCAGAACAAGACAGCTGCTCACAG GTACAGACTGCGTAAGAGGGCGGAGCTGGACTCTCTGGAGGAGGAGCTTCATGGCCTGGAGGGGCAAAACCGGGAGCTTCGTGACAAGGCGGAGTCGGTGGAACGAGAAATCCAATACGTCAAAGATTTGTTGATCGAGGTCTACAAGGCTCGCAGTCAGCGGCTGAAACAGGATGGCAGTGCCTAA